A window of the Agromyces mariniharenae genome harbors these coding sequences:
- a CDS encoding alpha/beta fold hydrolase, translated as MGTNRSTLLFVHGTGVRGKAYAATLEAIKKTVDDRGLDVDVKGCFWGESEGAKLRLNGVSIPDYLAAGGGQQPSAADEEVALWSVLYTDPLYELRLLRNYDDSTTEVVLGEAPPATLIRDDVERFTASDDLTLLLESNHLMDWFPPALQTVASSPEFAQALDTAPAEPLLHRQAIARAIVAQTLVDSMEAGNDPVSGTVRDAIVEAVTTQLHGYGMGISDFLLRPFKGLALRYATYRLTKDRGDLTDKLTDPGGDIMRFLARGDDARRFLEQSIQDCGDGPVILLAHSLGGIMCADLLVRKQVDNVDLLITVGSQAPFLYEIGALPSLEPPDSLPDHFPRWLNVYDRRDLLSYVGAEVFPERVSDLEVDNGQPFPYSHSAYWSNPEVWAGVEGALNGHH; from the coding sequence ATGGGCACCAACCGTTCCACGCTGTTGTTCGTCCACGGAACCGGTGTTCGCGGGAAAGCATACGCGGCAACACTCGAGGCCATCAAGAAGACGGTGGACGATCGCGGGTTAGACGTCGATGTCAAAGGCTGCTTCTGGGGCGAGTCGGAAGGCGCGAAGCTTCGGCTGAATGGCGTTTCAATACCGGACTACCTTGCGGCCGGCGGCGGCCAACAACCATCAGCTGCCGACGAGGAAGTTGCGTTGTGGTCGGTTCTCTACACCGATCCGCTGTACGAACTGCGGTTGCTGCGGAACTACGATGACAGCACGACGGAAGTGGTGCTCGGCGAAGCACCGCCCGCAACACTCATTCGCGATGACGTCGAGAGGTTCACGGCAAGCGACGACCTGACGTTGTTGCTCGAATCCAACCATCTTATGGACTGGTTTCCACCTGCGCTCCAAACGGTTGCGTCCTCGCCGGAGTTCGCGCAGGCGCTGGACACTGCCCCGGCTGAACCACTCCTACATCGTCAAGCAATCGCCCGAGCGATCGTGGCACAGACACTCGTCGATTCAATGGAGGCGGGTAACGACCCGGTGAGCGGAACCGTTCGTGACGCCATTGTGGAGGCAGTTACAACCCAACTCCATGGTTATGGCATGGGTATATCCGACTTCCTGCTCCGGCCGTTCAAGGGTTTGGCTCTGCGCTATGCCACGTACCGGCTCACCAAAGACCGCGGCGACCTTACAGATAAGCTCACCGATCCCGGGGGCGACATCATGCGCTTCCTAGCTCGAGGTGATGACGCGCGTAGATTCCTGGAGCAATCGATTCAAGACTGCGGTGACGGTCCCGTCATCCTGCTCGCCCATTCGCTCGGCGGCATAATGTGCGCCGACCTGCTCGTCCGGAAGCAGGTTGACAACGTGGACCTACTCATAACAGTGGGTTCACAGGCGCCGTTTCTCTACGAGATCGGGGCGTTGCCAAGCCTTGAGCCGCCAGACTCTCTCCCGGATCACTTCCCACGATGGTTGAACGTCTACGACCGACGTGACCTCCTGTCCTACGTAGGCGCGGAGGTCTTCCCCGAGCGGGTGTCGGATCTCGAGGTCGACAACGGTCAGCCGTTCCCCTACTCGCACAGCGCGTACTGGTCCAACCCGGAAGTGTGGGCGGGCGTCGAAGGAGCGCTCAATGGCCACCATTGA
- a CDS encoding caspase family protein has translation MATIDVRKVLVLAIGLEEYAYGKKYSLPGVASDAVRFAQWAVDCRVPPEQVWLARSWSGAETPPPENVLTFDGAQHDIEDLFIKASKVRGDLLVVYWSGHGVLNRSGQRVLYAADAYAEAPRVFVVDQVLRYLTSDAFPGFDNQVVFIDACANFSAEMKIPDDLSSGPLNPNGRTFRRVSQSTLFAASQGEYATHDRLKREAAFSNSLLEWLKENVCLPIDFPTVVQHIDDSFKVLNAKGVTRQHPVTRIFETGGGQRDTQEFGGGIPVSGQTQQVLSSAGMSPRQLDRVERELRSGAALTEAELRQELIAALDGQIDATGQETVDLVALVVTSYDNRHRLIEGLQARAATSAERNFDLEIFLERQRAVSSFVEAFGTVNLQQMNEAIRLVVPELDSMPADLEQALEIAAGFGYESLIKFAVAVECLTGDQLPDAVFAPYITGPALGLLRAGAAAAPPEGVARLVIEIPCVDGPDARFAWPTEFVAHVKDPRNGWQPKTVVPCDRTPDGFRDAAVPVIAKMAGGYGSFTVGFLLPRAAFVALPETWPFAASHLELTRPLGESWPTALHVAERRAYEPVFRQWDEAVKRIAHSLLFNSPTLEWIPGASSVTAIQDSIAGSKAHLQGLEFAIGTVPDDLRRDPLIASIVAGAPYIVWATDPPSDWTKTKEMLRKFLKEGDFKTIPERLRALRRDDPEGVVSTLRLVWDDPDALPDRRSELPAMA, from the coding sequence ATGGCCACCATTGATGTTCGCAAGGTCCTGGTTCTCGCCATTGGACTTGAAGAATACGCCTACGGAAAGAAGTATTCGCTTCCTGGAGTCGCCTCGGATGCGGTTCGCTTTGCGCAATGGGCCGTCGACTGTCGGGTGCCGCCCGAGCAGGTATGGCTAGCCCGCTCCTGGTCTGGCGCCGAGACCCCGCCACCGGAGAATGTCCTCACGTTCGATGGCGCTCAGCATGATATTGAGGATCTCTTCATCAAGGCATCGAAAGTACGCGGCGACCTGCTGGTGGTCTACTGGAGTGGGCACGGAGTGCTCAACCGAAGCGGACAACGAGTGCTCTATGCCGCTGATGCGTATGCCGAGGCCCCCCGAGTGTTCGTCGTTGACCAGGTCCTTCGCTACTTGACCTCTGATGCTTTCCCTGGTTTCGATAACCAAGTCGTCTTCATTGATGCATGCGCCAACTTCTCTGCCGAGATGAAGATACCTGACGACCTCTCGTCGGGTCCGTTGAATCCGAACGGCAGAACTTTTAGACGAGTTTCGCAATCAACGCTGTTTGCGGCTTCGCAGGGTGAGTACGCAACGCACGATCGCCTAAAGCGGGAAGCGGCGTTCTCCAATAGTCTCCTTGAGTGGCTTAAAGAGAACGTGTGCCTCCCGATTGATTTTCCAACAGTTGTCCAGCACATCGACGACAGCTTCAAGGTACTGAACGCGAAGGGCGTCACACGACAGCATCCCGTGACTCGCATCTTCGAAACTGGCGGAGGTCAAAGGGACACTCAGGAGTTCGGCGGTGGGATTCCTGTATCCGGACAAACCCAGCAGGTCTTGTCCTCAGCAGGCATGTCGCCCAGACAACTCGACCGCGTCGAGCGCGAACTGAGAAGCGGTGCCGCGCTTACGGAGGCAGAGCTCCGCCAGGAGCTGATTGCCGCACTAGATGGCCAGATCGACGCCACCGGGCAAGAGACTGTTGATCTCGTTGCATTGGTCGTCACGAGTTACGACAACCGTCATCGCCTCATTGAGGGCCTCCAGGCTCGAGCGGCGACTTCCGCGGAGCGGAATTTCGATCTCGAGATCTTCCTAGAGCGTCAGCGCGCGGTGTCAAGCTTTGTCGAGGCGTTTGGCACTGTCAATCTGCAGCAGATGAACGAAGCAATTCGACTTGTCGTGCCGGAACTGGACTCGATGCCCGCCGACCTCGAGCAAGCGCTGGAGATAGCGGCTGGGTTCGGCTATGAGTCCCTCATCAAGTTCGCCGTAGCAGTTGAGTGTCTCACTGGTGATCAGCTTCCTGATGCCGTGTTCGCTCCCTACATCACCGGTCCCGCCTTGGGCTTGCTTCGGGCAGGTGCAGCTGCTGCCCCACCCGAGGGCGTCGCCAGGCTAGTGATTGAGATCCCGTGTGTAGATGGACCGGATGCTCGATTCGCGTGGCCGACCGAGTTCGTCGCCCATGTCAAGGACCCTCGCAATGGCTGGCAGCCGAAGACAGTCGTGCCATGTGATCGCACTCCTGACGGGTTCAGAGACGCCGCCGTCCCGGTCATTGCAAAGATGGCCGGCGGGTACGGCTCATTCACCGTCGGGTTCCTACTGCCTCGAGCAGCGTTTGTTGCGCTCCCCGAGACGTGGCCGTTTGCCGCCAGCCACTTAGAACTCACACGGCCACTTGGGGAATCATGGCCGACGGCGCTCCACGTGGCGGAGCGACGTGCATACGAGCCCGTGTTCAGGCAGTGGGACGAGGCCGTCAAACGTATTGCCCACAGTCTGCTGTTCAATTCGCCGACGCTCGAATGGATTCCTGGAGCATCGAGCGTTACGGCCATTCAAGACTCGATCGCCGGCAGCAAGGCCCACCTTCAGGGATTGGAGTTTGCAATCGGAACGGTCCCTGACGATCTTCGCCGGGATCCCCTCATCGCAAGCATTGTCGCCGGCGCGCCTTACATCGTCTGGGCCACCGATCCCCCCTCGGATTGGACCAAGACAAAGGAGATGCTTAGAAAATTCTTGAAGGAGGGCGATTTCAAAACGATTCCGGAACGCCTGCGGGCGCTACGGCGAGACGATCCCGAGGGGGTTGTGAGCACGTTGCGATTGGTGTGGGACGACCCCGATGCGCTGCCTGACCGCCGTTCAGAACTGCCAGCCATGGCCTAA
- a CDS encoding M64 family metallopeptidase has product MADSATILQDVGINNPRRKTLAILGDGFDAVGQAAFNKFVQDEVIDGVFGSGYFNEDSAAWNIIRVNLESKDSVASTRKWNLKGTDADTSDDTSTDALKDTALGIISNGTWWHDWFEDSAKTEKAIKDACDKWAPGWDFILIVVNSPLKGGLRNGTVLKVTMAVNWATIAHEFGHGFGDLEDEYGKVAKGAYSDTNEPQRVNVTLTNTLEGLKWATFVAPTTPVPTGTGANADYTAGAKPAGWDDSLDAGLFEGGATFATGIYRPAVRCRMRTNANEFCPVCYTELKRGNHEATGRNFRRIAAGHFTPDLAPEFLEYGDRSITLYRKADDGWQHVQTTADAMPGWDVKPGDQFFTGDFDGDGLDEVVVYNSVDFTFPYLGLFEVRPDGTLHLLARYDGDIPGWGGFARNDRFLVGDFDGDGKQDLLIYNLADWSSRYVALLTSTGRGFKLTRLYENELPGWGELASWDIFRVGDFTGTGRDDLLIWNGRDWSEKFLGILRLQRGGFRTVRLYVDDLPGWGGFAANDRIYIGDFDGDGKDDIFLSNAVDWSSCYLGMFRSTGNGFARVRLYEDEVPGWGGLRAGDQFQPADLTGSGKVGLFAWNPRDWIVGYAGRMVSDGTRLRADWEEDWIGEWHLGPFDRFTVVPPPRLPRWGVGEVITPIGTAKRHRVPSGPVSMLAHNNDWLGSMTTTASVRLERIYNQWVHNYRHGRNW; this is encoded by the coding sequence ATGGCTGACAGCGCGACCATCCTGCAGGATGTAGGCATCAACAACCCGAGACGGAAAACCCTGGCGATCCTCGGTGACGGGTTCGACGCGGTCGGTCAGGCGGCCTTCAACAAGTTCGTCCAGGATGAGGTGATCGACGGGGTCTTCGGGTCCGGCTACTTCAACGAGGACTCGGCAGCGTGGAACATCATCCGCGTCAATCTCGAGTCGAAAGACTCGGTCGCAAGCACGCGCAAATGGAACCTTAAGGGGACGGACGCCGACACGAGCGACGACACCTCGACGGACGCGCTGAAGGACACCGCCCTCGGCATCATCTCCAACGGCACCTGGTGGCACGACTGGTTCGAGGACTCGGCGAAGACTGAAAAGGCCATTAAAGACGCCTGCGACAAGTGGGCGCCGGGATGGGACTTCATCCTGATCGTCGTCAATTCGCCACTCAAGGGCGGGCTGCGCAACGGCACCGTGCTCAAAGTGACCATGGCGGTGAACTGGGCAACGATCGCCCACGAGTTCGGCCACGGTTTCGGTGACCTCGAAGACGAGTACGGCAAGGTTGCAAAGGGTGCGTACTCGGATACTAACGAGCCCCAGAGGGTCAACGTCACGCTCACGAATACCCTCGAGGGTCTCAAGTGGGCGACGTTCGTCGCGCCGACCACCCCCGTGCCGACCGGCACCGGTGCTAACGCCGACTACACTGCCGGCGCGAAGCCCGCTGGCTGGGACGACTCATTGGACGCAGGCCTCTTCGAGGGCGGTGCAACATTCGCGACCGGCATCTACCGGCCGGCGGTCCGCTGCCGGATGAGGACTAATGCGAACGAGTTCTGCCCGGTCTGCTACACCGAACTCAAGCGAGGTAACCATGAGGCGACCGGTCGCAACTTCCGTCGCATCGCGGCCGGCCACTTCACCCCGGATCTCGCGCCGGAGTTCCTCGAGTACGGCGACCGTTCGATCACGCTCTACCGCAAAGCTGACGATGGCTGGCAGCACGTCCAGACCACTGCAGACGCCATGCCCGGATGGGACGTGAAGCCCGGCGATCAGTTCTTTACTGGCGACTTCGACGGCGACGGCCTGGATGAGGTCGTGGTGTACAACTCGGTCGACTTCACCTTTCCTTATCTTGGCCTCTTCGAGGTACGGCCCGACGGGACGCTCCACCTGCTCGCCCGATACGACGGCGACATCCCTGGCTGGGGCGGGTTCGCGCGTAACGACCGGTTCCTCGTCGGAGATTTCGACGGCGACGGCAAACAAGATCTACTTATCTACAATCTCGCCGACTGGTCGAGCCGGTACGTCGCTCTCCTTACATCGACAGGGCGCGGGTTCAAGCTAACGCGCTTGTACGAGAACGAGCTTCCGGGTTGGGGCGAGCTCGCCTCGTGGGACATCTTCCGCGTTGGGGACTTTACCGGCACGGGTCGCGACGATCTGCTCATCTGGAACGGACGGGACTGGAGCGAGAAGTTCCTCGGCATCCTCCGCCTACAACGCGGCGGCTTCCGCACTGTCCGCCTCTACGTCGATGACCTGCCCGGCTGGGGTGGGTTCGCCGCCAACGACCGCATCTACATTGGCGACTTCGACGGCGACGGAAAGGATGACATCTTCCTGTCCAACGCGGTGGACTGGTCGAGCTGTTACCTGGGCATGTTCCGATCGACCGGCAACGGATTCGCCCGAGTGCGGCTCTACGAGGACGAAGTCCCTGGCTGGGGCGGCCTCCGCGCCGGTGACCAGTTCCAGCCTGCCGATCTGACAGGAAGTGGGAAGGTGGGGTTGTTCGCTTGGAATCCCCGGGACTGGATCGTTGGTTACGCAGGACGAATGGTCTCGGACGGCACGCGCCTGCGTGCTGACTGGGAGGAGGATTGGATCGGCGAGTGGCATCTCGGTCCCTTCGACCGGTTCACCGTGGTGCCTCCACCACGCCTACCTCGATGGGGCGTTGGCGAGGTCATCACCCCAATAGGCACCGCGAAGCGCCACCGGGTGCCGAGCGGGCCCGTCAGCATGCTGGCGCACAACAACGACTGGCTGGGATCGATGACCACGACTGCGTCGGTGCGCCTCGAGAGAATCTACAACCAGTGGGTGCACAACTACCGCCACGGGCGAAACTGGTGA